Within Paenibacillus albicereus, the genomic segment GCTGACGAGCAGATTGACGGCTATGATGCGGCCCACCCCCTGAATTTGCTGTATGCGAGATCGAACTCGCTGAAGTCATGGATTTCTTCCAAAATGACGTCGGCCTGCTTGGCGGACTTGAGCGACGCATAGCGGTCCGCGTCGATCGGCTGCTTGACGACCTGGCCTGACGGCAGCTCGATGACGGCGAACTGGCGGCTCTTGCCGCCGAGCTCGGTCTTGTAGACTCCGACGAGGTCGACCTTCGTCTTCAGCCTCAGCTTGAGGCGCTCCAGATCGGCGTCCGCCGTCGCCTTGTCGCGGTAGGACTTGATCGGCGTCCACGCCGACAGGCTGACGGAGGCCTTGCCTTCGCTGTTCTCCTTGAGGTTGGCCGTCATGTATTGCAGCGTGAAAATTTTTTCTCCGGTCGCATACTGGTTGTCGTTGGCCATCAGCTGGTTGTCCGGCAGGATCGTCATGTCGCCGCCGATCAGGTCGCCGACCTCGGCTTCCGCGACGCGGTAGTCCCAAGGCACGACCGATGTATCGGCCGCTGCGCTTTGGCCGGCGGCCGACGTGGAAGCTCCGCCGCTGCTCGTGTCGAACACGCTGTTCGAGCTGGTCGAGCAGCCCGCCAGCGCCAGCGCCAGCAGGGCCGCGCCGATCGCGCCGGCGACGCGCTTGCGCATGCCCCGGACCGCTCCGGGCCGGATATCGGAAACGTTCATCGTTCTTTCACTCCTATCGGTACAAAATGGCTCGTGTTGCCGGTAATGAGGCCGCCGGCCCGGCCCAGCAGGCCGCACGGCTCGCCGCCGAGCATGAACAGCCCCGTCAGCAGGCGATAGCTGGACCCGCCGAGCTCCAGCTCCGGCAGATCCGCGCGGCGCTGGTAGACGGTCGGGAAAAAGACGCTCGTATCGAAGCCGTCCTTGTCCTCGATCTCCAACCCCCCGCCTTCCCCGTACAGCTTGACCGAGCCGCCTTCGCGGCCGAACATCGACTTGGATACATAGCTGCCGTCGAACAGCGGCTTCGTGTACGTCGGCAGCAGATAGGCCTCGATCGCCTCGCGCTCCTGCTCGCCGTACAGCATGCCGAGCTCATGCAACCCCCACACAAGCGCCTGCAGCCCCTTGGATTGAAGCAGGATCGCATGTGGGCTATTGAACAGCGTCAGCTGCCCGGTCTCGATCGCATAGGCCAGCGCCTCCCCCCCGTCATCGAGCGCCATCCATTCCTTCGGATAAAGGGCGAACATGCGCCGGATCGGCACGCCGTCGCCGTCCAGCACGACGCCATGCTCGACCGACAGGTCGAGCAGATCGAGCTTGCGCAGCTCGAGTCCGCTATGCCGGGCCAGCAGATCGATCGTGCCGGTATCCTCCGCATGCGACCCGTAGGCGGCGCAGGCGACGGCGTCCGGGCGCTCCTCGCTCCAGGCCGCCGCCAGCCGCTGCGCCATGGCCTCGTTGGGCGAGCGCAACCCTGCCTGCCGGCAGAGCCAGGGGGTAGCGGCCGCCGCTTCGGCATATCCGGTCGGCGTATCCGCGTTGAGCTCCAGCAGCTTGATGCCGCCATCCAGACCGACCGCGAAGTCGAATCGCGCGTATCGGCTGATCTGTCCTGGCGGAGGCAGCTCCAGCCCGTCCAGCATGTTCCAGAGAATCGGCGGGATGCCGATCAGCGCATAGAGCTCGCGTCGGCCGTGCATGTACCGCACCGTACGGTCGAAAATCGCCCACAACGACGATGCCGCCCGCTCCAGCCGCTCGTACACGTCCGCGTCCATGGCGACGACTTCATCGAGCCAGTACTCCTCTTGCTCGAGATCGGCCCAGCCGAAGCCGAGCTCCGCCAAGCGGGCTACGGCATCGGCGCGGTCAAGCCGCTCGCGGCGCGCCGCTTCCAGCGCAGGGGCGGTCATCCGGAAAATCCGCTGGACTTGCTGGAGCTTGGGCCCGACGAGTAGCCGCTCGAATTGCCGCCGATGCTGCCCTTCGACGAGGAG encodes:
- a CDS encoding glutathionylspermidine synthase family protein encodes the protein MTAPALEAARRERLDRADAVARLAELGFGWADLEQEEYWLDEVVAMDADVYERLERAASSLWAIFDRTVRYMHGRRELYALIGIPPILWNMLDGLELPPPGQISRYARFDFAVGLDGGIKLLELNADTPTGYAEAAAATPWLCRQAGLRSPNEAMAQRLAAAWSEERPDAVACAAYGSHAEDTGTIDLLARHSGLELRKLDLLDLSVEHGVVLDGDGVPIRRMFALYPKEWMALDDGGEALAYAIETGQLTLFNSPHAILLQSKGLQALVWGLHELGMLYGEQEREAIEAYLLPTYTKPLFDGSYVSKSMFGREGGSVKLYGEGGGLEIEDKDGFDTSVFFPTVYQRRADLPELELGGSSYRLLTGLFMLGGEPCGLLGRAGGLITGNTSHFVPIGVKER